From the Pyrenophora tritici-repentis strain M4 chromosome 5, whole genome shotgun sequence genome, the window AAAGTTTAACCATCCTTTCTACCGTCATTTCCAAACAGGGGGATAACATCGTTACCATCGACGCGGGGTTGAAGTCGTTGACTACGGATTCGGGGCTTGCAGAGTGTAAAACTCCCGGGTATACGTATGGCGTGTTGGGTGATGAGCATGGGAGCTTGGAGTGGAAAGAGGGTAAGGCGGAGGCACTCAAGGTAGGGGATCGCGTGGAGATGGTGCCGAGCCATATTGATCCCACGGTTAATTTGCATGATGTGTATTATGCGCATCGGGACGGGGTGATTAAGGAGATTTGGCCCGTGGACGCGAGGGGGTGTGTACAGTAGATATGGTATTACGAGAGAGAAAACCGAGTGTGTGTATATTGCTAGTACGAAAAATACAAATGGTGTATTATACATGTTAATGGAAGAAGGGAAGAGTTGAAGCGACGACTAAAGTGCTGTAAATACGTGTGAAAAGAAAAAAAACGAAAGACTGAAAGTGCAGACTAAACTACTACAATCGCCCTCACTTATATACTGATACCCATCATCAACGTTCCGGTCCCTCCACATTCACCCCTAGATCTTCAAGCTATATCCAACAGATTCTCCCTCAAAGCCTTTCTGGGAATGTTGGCGAGCGGGTCCGTTCCGTCGAATGCCACAGCCTCCCGATCTATGCTGCTCATCTTGGTAATGTCGTAATGCTCACCACCCAGCTTGGGATGATGTTTCTTCTTATAAGCCGCAAACTTCTGCGCCCACTTCCAGGGATCGGTACCCTTGTTCTCCATGCTACTCGCATCTCTCTTTCTCTTAACTTTTGGTGTGAGGGGTGGAGAGACACACGTATTGGGGGCTGCCTCGGGTTTCTTGTTTTCCTTGTTCGCAACCTCGTCGTCGATGGTTACGGGGTTCTCTGCGGTACCTTTGGCGGGAGTCGTCTGAACTGTTGTGGCATTCTCGTCTTCCTCGTCAGTCTCTTCCTCGGACGCGCCTACTTCCTCTGGTTTCTCGATGCGCATCTTGGTAGCGAATATGCCTTTGTCCGGGTTCAGATTGCCCTTTTTGAAGTACTCTACAGCATCCTTGCGCCATGCAGTACATTCATCTTCGATGCCGTAAGCAAAGATATCGTGCGATAGTTCGAGGTAGTACGCGATGACAAGGGCCAGGTCGAGAAAGCGAGAATCTGGCTTGAGTTCGTCCGCTGCCTCGATGGCTGCAAGTGCGGTGAGGAGGGAACAGCCAAGCAAGGCGAAGATCTCGAATGTTGTTTCGCCATCCTCGCATTGCATAATGGCATCAAGGTGATCTTCTTCGTTGATCCACAAGCCCACTGCACTGACGACTACCCACATCCTCTCGATGCGGTTGACATCTTTCGATCGGAAGGCTTTATCGAATTCCTTCATCTGCATATCGTCAGCATTGCGCCTTGGATCCTTTTCACAACTCGACCTACTTACCATGTTCTCTGAAATCTCATGCATCCCCCATCCCCGCCAGTCATTGTATAGATTCATGCCAAATGCGTTTGGGTCGCAATAGCTTGATTTCCTTCTCAGCAGATCCGTCTTTAGCCACGCATCCCACATCATGACCCATTTGTGGTCCTTGTGCTCGCTGGGAGGCGCCTTGTAGATGCCATCCTTGACTTCCTGTTCAAAGATGGGCTTGTAGCACTTGTTGAAGACTTCCTCCTTGTCGAGATACGACGAAGCAAGCCACTCTGCGCCTTCTACGTCGAAATAAGGGCGATGGATGCAGATGTAGTCGTGTGGTGCTGGAGCAGCGGCTTCATTCGGCGAAGTCGTGTTTTTACCATCGTCGTCATTGCTTTTCTTATTTTTGCTCTTGTCGCTCTTGTGCCGCCGCACGGATTCAAACGCTGAGTCTGAGCTGTCGCTGTCGGAGTGGTCTATGAACGCGCCAGAATCGCGGACCGTTTTCTGACGCTTGGCCGGAAGCATGTCTTGCTAACTACTGATACGCGAAACGATGACTAGGTCGCGGGCAAAGGCGATCGATCTTGACCAC encodes:
- a CDS encoding amino acid aldolase or racemase → MRILVDTAEALRQDGHDIQVVTTGGTGTAEFCAEVPGVTEVQPGSFLFMDSDYRNAIGGARYKQSLTILSTVISKQGDNIVTIDAGLKSLTTDSGLAECKTPGYTYGVLGDEHGSLEWKEGKAEALKVGDRVEMVPSHIDPTVNLHDVYYAHRDGVIKEIWPVDARGCVQ